Proteins co-encoded in one Arachis hypogaea cultivar Tifrunner chromosome 13, arahy.Tifrunner.gnm2.J5K5, whole genome shotgun sequence genomic window:
- the LOC112733220 gene encoding uncharacterized protein, with the protein MPKNFVLPTALKAYEGFRDPHVHIKKFQSMMFFNGASEPILCRDFPTFLDGDALLWFSKLPAGLISSFEELGRSFIDYFGASRIYVHGSDYQSTIKQGQHESLKDYMTWFSKATMEILNLSPEVHLHTLKSGLHPGKFQETIAVTKMKTLAEFREKADGQMEIEEL; encoded by the coding sequence ATGCCGAAGAACTTTGTGTTGCCCACCGCCCTCAAGGCATATGAGGGATTCAGAGATCCCCACGTCCACATTAAGAAATTCCAATCCATGATGTTCTTTAATGGTGCCTCTGAACCTATACTTTGCCGAGATTTTCCTACTTTTCTAGATGGTGATGCATTACTTTGGTTTTCTAAGTTGCCTGCAGGTTTAATCTCCTCTTTTGAAGAGCTGGGCCGATCTTTCATCGACTATTTTGGCGCTTCAAGGATATATGTACATGGATCAGACTACCAAAGTACCATCAAACAAGGGCAACATGAGAGTCTAAAAGATTATATGACGTGGTTTTCCAAGGCAACCATGGAAATCCTAAATTTAAGCCCAGAAGTCCACTTACACACTCTCAAAAGTGGTCTCCACCCTGGGAAGTTTCAAGAAACAATAGCTGTTACCAAAATGAAAACATTGGCAGAATTTCGGGAAAAGGCAGATGGTCAAATGGAAATCGAGGAACTCTAA